From the genome of Sporosarcina luteola:
CTCTTCAAGCTGTTTCGCAAGCTCTGCTCCGCCGGATTTAACAACTCTGCCCTGCATCATAACGTGGACAAAGTCAGGCGTGATGTAGTCGAGAAGGCGTTGGTAGTGAGTGATGATCAGGCATCCGAATCCTTCTCCGCGCATTTCATTGATTCCTTTTGAAACGACTTTCAATGCATCGATGTCGAGACCGGAGTCAATTTCATCAAGTACTGCAAATTTCGGCTGCAGCATCATCAATTGAAGGATTTCATTGCGTTTTTTCTCTCCGCCGGAGAATCCTTCGTTCAAATAACGAGTCGCCATATCTTGATCCATTTCAAGGACGTCCATCTTACTGTCCAATTCACGGATGAATTTCATAAGGGATATTTCATCGCCTTCTTCACGGCGCGCATTGATTGCAGAGCGCATGAAGTCCGCGTTCGTTACTCCATTAATTTCACTCGGGTATTGCATTGCAAGGAAAAGTCCCGCTTTAGCGCGCTCATCCACTTCCATTTCAAGGACATCTTCGCCATCAAGCAAGACAGATCCGGAAGTCACCTCATATTTTGGGTGGCCCATGATTGCTGATGCAAGTGTCGATTTACCGGTTCCGTTAGGTCCCATGATCGCATGGATCTCACCTGTATTGATTGTTAGGTTGACGCCTTTCAATATTTCCTTACCTTCAATTTCTACGTGAAGGTCTTTGATTTCCAAAGTTGCCATTCCAATACCTCCAATATGATAAAGATGAACGGGGTAAACCATTCTCTATTTAGTATCATTCTAATTTTAGCTCATTCTGCACGTTGTTGCAAATCATTAAGAATTATTATCGTTTTATGGGGAAAATATGAGTATTACAACGTTTTGTTAGTTTGTTTGAAATGAAACCCATTTTCAATTATCGGCTGCTTACTGAGAATCAATGAATATGGCTTTATTTATAAATAAAAAATAGAAGGCAGGGAATTTTAATATTCCTCCTTCTACTTTTTAAGTTATTCCGTTTCTACGCCTTTCACTTTTGGAGTGAGGCGGTCAACGATCATGGCTAGGGCTCCGTCGCCGGTTACGTTGGTGGCTGTGCCGAAACTGTCTTGCGCCATGTAGAGTGCAATCATCAATGCGACCATTGATTCATCGAATCCTAGCATTGTGCTGAGCAGGCCTACTGCCGCCATAACTGCCCCTCCTGGAACTCCAGGTGCTGCGATCATCGTTACGCCGAGCATGAGGATGAATGGCAGATAGTCCGAGAAGCTGAATGGCATGCCGTTCATGAGCAGGACGCCGATGGAGCAGGATACTAGCGTAATCGTACTTCCGGATAAGTGGATCGTTGCGAATAACGGTACTGTGAAGTCCGTCACTTTCTCGGATGCCCCTGTCTTCTTCGCTTGTTGCAGCGTTACGGGAATTGTAGCAGCCGATGATTGCGTTCCGAGTGCCGTCATATAGGCAGGCGCCATTGTTTTCATGAGGAAGAACGGATTTTTCTTCGAAAGTGTTCCGGCGATTGTATATTGAATCATCAACATGATGATATGTAGTGCGATGACCATGACGAATACGAGTGAGAAGACCGACAACACTTTCGCCACTTGTCCGCTGTACGTCATGTTAAGGAAAATACCAAAGATATGGAATGGTAATAACGGAATGATGACGAATGAAATAACTTTTTCAATAAGGGTATTCAATTCTTCAAAGAATGACAGCATCGTTTTGCTGTTGATGGATGCCATTCCGATACCGAAAATGAAAGCGAGCAGCAATGCAGACATGACGCCCATTACGGGTGTCATTTCAAGTTCGAAGAATGTTATGGCCGCGGATTTCCCAGCGTTTTCAACAGATTGAGAGCCAATGCCGCCAATGAATTTAGGCAAGATTGTCGTTGCAGCCAAAAATGCCATAATCCCTGCTGCAATCGTAGAAGCATATGCGAGCACAGTAGCCAATCCTAACAATTTACCAGATCCGCTACCAAGCTTTGCTATTCCAGGTGCAATAAATGCAATGATAATAAACGGTACAACAAAGTTTAGAAAACCGCCGAAAATCATATTGAACGTCGCAAATAACCTAGTGAACCAATGCGCAAAACCTTCATGTATTTCTGGGAGCAACAAACCAATGCCCACCGCAAGCCCTATGGCGATAATGATTCGCCATATAAGGCCTATCTTCCTCTTCATAAAATGTCCTCCTCAAAAGTACAAATGTTTAAAAAAACAACAAACCCACTTTACCATAGTGAAGAATAAATGGGAACACCTTTATGGGTTTTACTACTTTATGGAGGACAAAAAACGCCTGTCTCCGATGAAACGGAAACAGACGGCTTTACTCAATTAGTTAACAGGAACGACAGAGCCGCCCCATTCTTTCAAAATAAATTCCTGAATTTCTTCGGATGTCAACACTTCTACAAGCGCTTTGATCGCTTCGTTGTCTTCATCTCCAGAACGGACCGTAATGACGTTTACGTAAGGAGAATCCGTTTTTTCAATTGCAATTGAATCTTCAAGCGGGTTCAAGCCAGCATCGATTGCATAGTTAGAGTTGATCAAAACTGCGTCGCCTTCATTATTATTGTAAAGAGTTGGAAGCAATGCTGCTTCGTAATCCGGTTCAAACTTCAGGTTTTTCGGATTGTCCACAATATCTGTAAGTTCTGCTTTCACTTTATCTACACCCTCAGCAAGTGTGATCAAGCCATTTTCCTCAAGCATTTCAAGTACACGGCCATGATCCGAAACTGAGTTGCTCATAAGGACTGTTGCACCGTCTGGCAATTCATCTAATGATTTATATTCCTTCGAATAAACACCCATCGGTTCGATATGGATTCCTCCCGCATTGACAAAGTCGTAGTCGAAATCAGCAATTTGACTTTCCAAGTAAGGAATGGTTTGGAAGTAGTTCGCATCCAATACACCTGATTCCAAGTCCTTGTTAGGCAATATATATTCCTGGTATGTTTCAATTTCCAAGTCGATTCCTTTTTCCTTCAACAACGGCTTCACTTTTTCCAAAATGCCGGCATGCGGTGTATTGGAAGCGCCGACTACGATTTTCGTCGATTCCTTATTGCCGCCATCAGCATTCTTGCTTCCGCTAGCCCCATCTTCTTTATCTTTTGTCCCGCAAGCTGCCAAAGCAAGCACGAGAACCGTCAATAGTAGTGCAGATAATACCTTCTTCATGATTTCTCTCCCCATTCTTAGATGATATTTATAATTAACAGGACACTCCTGCAAATTATCGCTTGTCCAATTTCTTCACCGCAAAGTCGCCGATGATCTGGATTGCAAATACGACAATCAAAATAATAATAGTTGCGACAATCATCACGTCAGTCCGGCTTCGTTGGAATCCTTCATAGTATGCAAGGTTTCCGAGCCCTCCCGCACCGATGACTCCGGCCATTGCCGTATATCCGACAAGTGCGATCGAAGTTACTGTAAGCCCTGAAATAAGGGCAGGCATCGATTCAGGCAGCAAGACTTTGAAGATAATCGTACTTGTTTTAGCACCCATCGATCTTGCTGCTTCGATAACACCTCTGTCTATTTCACGAAGGCCGATCATGACCATTCTCGCATAAAACGGTGCTGCTCCAATGACAAGGGCCGGGATGGCCGCTTCCGGACCACGGATCGTTCCAACGAGCAACGTCGTGAACGGGATAATCAGGATAATTAAAATGATGAAAGGAATGGAGCGGAATATATTAACGAATGCTCCAGTGACGCCGTATACCAATCTGTTTCTCCATAGCTGGCCGGGGCTTGATAAGAATAAAAGTATGCCAAGAACCAGTCCGAATACGAATGTATATAGAGTGGAGAGCCCTGTCATATATAACGTTTCAATAGTCGCTTCCCACATTTTATCCCAATTGACGTGTGGTAATAAATTCTCAATCATTGCCAATCACCTCTGTCTGTACACCTTGTTCATGTAGATAGGCAATCGCCCCGTCAATATCTTTCTCTATACCGACAAGCTGTAAAATGAGCGAGCCGTAAGCGCCGCCTTTCGTGTGGGATATATTCCCTTGGACAATATTCACGTCGATCTCAAATTGTCGGATCAAACTCGCCAATACGGGCTGCTCCGTCCGTTCCCCGACAAAGATTAGTTTTATGAGTGTGCCCCCAGGCAAATGGGCAAGTGCCTGTTCGGTTCCCTCGGGTTCCGTCACTTGGGAAACGAACCGCTTTGTAATCGGAGCTTGCGGTGACTGGAACACGTCCAACACAGGACCGATTTCCACGACTTTTCCGGCTTCCATAACCGCCACACGATGACAGATCTTCCGGATGACATGCATTTCATGTGTTATTAGAACAATCGTCAATCCGAGCCGTTCATTAATGCTTGTCAACAGATCAAGGATGGCATCTGTCGTTTCCGGGTCAAGCGCGGAAGTCGCCTCATCGCAGAGAAGAACTTCAGGATCATTCGCCAACGCCCGCGCAATACCGACACGTTGCTTTTGACCACCGGAAAGCTCGGATGGATAGGCATTCTCCCTGCCGCTTAGTCCGACGAGTTCGATTAGTTCGGCCACCTTCCGTTCTCGCTCCGCTTTTTTCACTCCCGCGATTTCAAGAGGAAATGCTATGTTCTGCTTGACCGTACGGGACCAAAGTAAATTGAAATGTTGAAAAATCATACTGATTTTTTGCCTTGCTTCACGCAGTTCTTTGCCTGTGAATGCCGATATTTCACGGTTTCCAATTTTTATTGTTCCCGTCGTCGGAGTTTCAAGCCCATTCAAAAGGCGGATCAACGTACTTTTTCCGGCACCGCTATAACCGATGATACCGAAGATTTCACCCTCTTCGATCGTAAGGGAAACATTATCCACCGCCAGGATTTCATCGTTCAGCCGGCCAAAACTTTTTTTGACGTCTATCAATTGAATCATCACTATCACCTCTACACGATCTTTTCCATAATAAAAGCCTTTCTGCAGACAAGCAGAAAGGCTGAAACGTTATATTCAAAAAAACGTCAATCCGATCTCTCATCTCTCAAAGCAAATGCTTTGCGTGATTTGGCACCATTTCACATTCGTGACGGTTGCCGGGCTTCATAGGGCACTTCCCTCCACCTCTCTTTATAAGAGCGACATATTCAGTTAAAGTTAATAGATATACTTATATCATGAACTTCTGAGGTATGTCAATCTATTTTCTCAAGAAGATGCGGAATCGACTGGAAAGCGTAAATTTTATGGACAATCTCCCCATCCTTCTGAATTAATAAACAAGGGACGCTTTCAATTTCATAATCAACAGCGAGATCCTCCACATAATTCAAGTCAGCCTTCCCAATGGGCAGATCCGGTTTCATGGCAGCAATGACTTCCATCATTTTTGAAGCAACCGCACAGGTTCCGCACATTGGTGTGTATAAATAAAATATTGATTCGGGATAAACATTTTTGCTGTCTTCCCATTGCGCACGTGTCCAATTCTCAATAGTGGCCACTCTTCATCACCTTCATAGTAAAAATTCGGGATGCACATCAAAGTTTTCGGAGAGGAGTATGGCTGCAAGCACTCTGTATGGAGTCGTTTCAACTTGGCGGTAAACCCGCTCTGTATAAAGGTGGATCGCTTCAGGATAATCCCTTTTGAATAAAGTCCGGATCTTCTCTCCGGATTCATCGGCATCCAGAAAAACGAACAGGTCACAATCCTCATAAGGCATAAGCATCTCATCGATCCGATACGGACTCACTGTCCCATTCGTACAAATGATCTCAACCGGCTCCGCCAGCACCTTTTGTAATCTTTTCCGGTCCGAACCGCCTTCGACGATGAGGATTTTAGGACAATCCATTTCCACGTCTCTCCTTCTTTGAAACATTGAAAAAAGCGCCGGAGTTTGGTCCAAGCGCCACTTCATTTACTTACTCGCCGACAGTCATTTTGTCATAGTCTTCAGCTGACATGAGTGCATCTAGCTCAGCTTCGTCTGATGCTTCCACAACGATCATCCAAGCACCTTCAAATGGAGATTCATTCACCAATTCAGGGCTGTCTTCCAATTCTTCGTTCACTTCGACGACTTTACCGCTGATCGGAGCATATAGTTCAGATACAGTTTTCACTGATTCAACACTTCCGAATGGCTCATCTGCTTTAACTTCATCTCCAACTTGCGGCAATTCAACGAAAACAATATCGCCAAGTTCGGATTGCGCAAAATGTGTAATACCGATTCGATACTTTCCGCTCTCATCCTTTACCCATTCGTGCTCTTCTGAATAACGAAATTCTTTAGGTGTGTTCATCCCGTACCCCTCCATTAAGTATGCATTTATTGATTTCCATTCAATTTTGACATATTCGGAAGCTAAAGACAAGAAAGTATATTACGCTCCCCAAACTTCCTCATACGTTTCTTCCTTGAAGCCGACAGTCACATTTGAGCCATCCGTAACAATCGGTCTTTTGATAAGCATGCCGTCCGTAGATAACAGTTCGACCTTTTCAGCATCCGTCATTCCAGGCAGCTTGTCCTTCAAATTCAACTCACGGTATTTCATTCCGCTCACATTGAAGAACTTCTTAATGTCCAGGTTGGAGTTTCCGATCATTTGTTGAAGTTCCTCTTTAGTCGGTGGATTTTCAACGATGTTGACCTCTTTGAATTCCAACTCCGCGTTTTCCAACCACTTTTTCGCTTTCCTGCAAGTTCCGCATTTCGGATATCCGTAGTATGTTAAAGACAATTCGCAACACCTCCATTTTACCTAAGTATAACAGAGAAGCCGCCCGGGATAAATCCAGGGCGGTGTGTGTAATCAAACGATGTATTTTTCTGCGTCAATCAATTTGACGGATGCTTCGCGTTTTTTCGCGATGATGTTGTATGGATTCGAACGCGTCAATTTGCGTAATGCGGAAAGCATCATCCGTTGGTTATCGCCCTCAACGGAAGCAAGAAGTGTCTCCTTCGCGTCCTTTTCAATTGCTTCGAACGCTTCCTGACAGAAGATTTCCGTGTACAAGATCTTTTGCTTCTCTTTCTCTTCACCATTTTTAGCAACCGCTTTTTCCGTACGGAGCAATGCGGATTCCATAGCGAAGACGTTGTTTGCAATATCAGCGATGTTTACTAGGACTTCCTGCTCTGCTTCGAGCTTCGTGCCGAAGCGTTGTGCGGCCATTCCAGCTGCTAGCAAGCCGATTTTCTTCGCATTTTTCACGAGCACTTTTTCTTGAGCCAATGCTTCGTCCCCGATTTCTTCAGGCATCATCATAAGAAGCTCTTCCTGCAAGCTTTGTGCCTGTTGAAGCAATGGCAATTCGCCTTTCATTGCTTTTTTCAAGAACGTACCAGGAACGATCAGACGGTTGATTTCATTTGTTCCTTCGAAAATACGGTTGATGCGTGAGTCGCGGTAAATGCGCTCCACTTCGTATTCTTGCATGAAGCCATAGCCGCCGTGCAATTGGACCGCTTCATCGGCGATATAGTCAAGAACTTCGGAGCCGACAACTTTATTGATGGAGCATTCAATCGCGTATTCTGCAATTGATGCCGCTACCGCCTTCCCATCTTTTTGCTGCTCAGCCGTCATTTGGCTGTTGCGTTCTTCAAAGTATCCGACTGTACGGTAGATCAAGCTCTCCGTCGCATATAGCTTAGAAGCCATCGTTGCAAGCTTTTCCTTCGTTAGATTGAATGAAGAGATTGGCGTCTTGAATTGTTGGCGCTGGTTTGCATACGTGATTGCCAATTCAAGAGCGCGTTTGGAACCGCCGATAGTGCCGACACCTAATTTATAACGGCCGATGTTCAAAATGTTAAATGCGATGACATGGCCTCTTCCGATTTCCCCTAACAGGTTTTCAACAGGAACTTGTGCATCTTCCAAAATCAATGTACGAGTTGAAGATGACTTGATACCCATCTTCTTCTCTTCTGCCCCGACAGAAACGCCTGGGAATTCTCTTTCAACGATGAATGCCGAGAATTTATCGCCATCGACTTTTGCATAAACGACGAATACGTCTGCGAATCCTGCGTTTGTGATCCATTGCTTTTCACCGTTCAGGACGTAGTGAGTGCCGGCTTCGTTCAATTTTGCAGTTGTTTTTGCACCAAGTGCGTCTGATCCGGAGCCTGGCTCAGTCAATGCGTACGCGGAAATTTTATCGCCGGATACGGAGTTCGGCAAATACTTTTTCTTCTGTTCTTCATTACCGAAAAGGACGATTGGCAATGTACCGATTCCGACGTGCGCTCCGTGAGTGATGGAGAAGCCGCCCGCTACGGACATTTTTTCAGCGATCAACGCTGATGAGATTTTATCAAGGCCGAGGCCGTCGTATTCTTCAGGTACGTCTGCACCGAGAAGGCCGAGGTCTCCTGCGGATTTCAATAGTTTTACAGAGTGTTCGAATTCATGTTTTTCTAAGTTTTCCACGACTGGAAGGACTTCGTTTTTCACATAGTCCTCTGTTGTTTTCGCGATCATTTTTTGTTCGTCTGAGAAGTCTTCTGGTGTGAATACGCGTGATGCGTCGATGTCCTCGATGAGGAATGCTCCTCCGCGGATGAAATCCTTTGTTGTTGTTTCAGTCATTATATATTCCTCCTCTTAAATAGTAATTTAAATACGGATTTCCGCTACAGGCGGACGCTTTCCGGGGGGCACGGCTTCAGCCGCTTCCCTCGCGCAAGTGCTCGCAACGCTGCGCTTTTGCTCGCAAACGCCGTTCTTCGTAACGGCGTTCGCTCAGTCCAGGGTCTTCAGCTCGTGCTAATCCCCCAGGAGTCGCCGCCTTTCGCTGCAATCCTAAGTGTCTATTTTAAAACGCATAAATTCACTACAAATACGCATAAACGGTCCCAATTACGCATAATTCACCGGAATCACGCATAAATGGTTTCAAAGACGCATAAGACGCCGGTAAGCCTCATAAATCTGCGCAGACACGCATAAACGCTTCTAAAAGCTCATAAAGCACTTCTTATAGCAGTTCAAATACTCCGGCTGCGCCCATTCCGCCGCCGATGCACATTGTGACGACGCCGAATTGCTTGCCTTGGCGTTTTAGTTCGTTCATCAATCGAAGTGTCAGGACGGACCCTGTTGCGCCGAGTGGATGGCCTAGGGCGATTGCTCCACCATTGACGTTGACTTTATCCATATCCAGTCCTAAGTGGCGGATGACTTGCAGTGATTGGGATGCGAATGCTTCATTCAGCTCCCATAGGTCGATGTCCTCGATGGAAAGTCCGGCAAGTTTCAATGCTTTCGGAACAGCTTCAATCGGTCCGATGCCCATCACTTCAGGCGGCACGCCACCTACGGCGAATGAACGGAATTTCGCGATCGGTTTCAAGCCTTTCCCTTCGGCAATTTCGCGATCCATGACGAGGACGGATGCAGCTCCGTCGGATGTTTGGGATGCATTTCCGGCAGTGACGGATCCTTTTACGGAGAATGCCGGGCGTAATTTGCCCAACACTTCCATTGAGGTACCCGTACGGACGCCTTCGTCCATTTCAAAGAGGACCGTCTTTTCCTGGTACTTGCCGTTTCCGTCGACAAAACGTTTCACTACTTCCACAGGAACGATTTCGTCAATAAATTTGCCAGCTTCAATTGCCGCTGCTGCTTTTTCATGTGAACGGACAGCGAATGCATCTTGGTCTTCGCGGCTTACGCCGTACTTCACTGCGACTTGCTCAGCTGTATGGCCCATTCCCATATAATATTGGGGAGCCGTTTCTGCCAATTTGAAGTTCGGTCTGATCGTATTCCCCATCATCGGTACCATGCTCATCGACTCGACGCCGCCAGCGATGATCGCTTCGGACTGGCCGAGCATGATCCGCTCTGCCGCATATGCGATCGATTGAAGGCCCGAAGAACAGAATCGGTTTACCGTAATTGCCGGCGTTGTGTCAGGCAATCCTGCGAGCGCCCCAATATTGCGGGCGACGTTCATGCCTTGCTCCGCTTCCGGCATTGCACATCCAATGATCAAGTCATCTATTGGTCCATCGTATCCATTTGCACGTTTCAATGTTTCTTTAATTGTCAAAGCTCCCAGATCATCCGGGCGAACAGTTGCTAGACTCCCTCGGCCCGCTTTTCCGACCGGCGTCCTTGCACCTGCTACAATTACTGCTTCACGCATTCGACTTCCTCCTTTTGCTATCTATGCAGATCAATTGCGCAGCGGCTTCCCTTTCAGGAGCATATGCTGCATCCGCTGTTGGGATTTCGGTTCTTGAATGAGACTCAGGAATGCTTCCCGTTCAAGGTCCAACATGTATTGTTCATCGACAAGAGTTCCATAAGGCACTTTTCCGCCTGATAAAACAAATGCGAGCTTCTTCGCTATTTTCAAGTCATGGTCACTAATAAAGCCTGACAGATGCATGCCTTCCGCTCCGAGAAGCATCGTTGCATATCCGGAATCTCCTGTGACCGGGATCTTCTCCTTTTTAGGAGGGATATAGCCGGCTTCATACAATGCCAGCGCTGCCTGCTTCGCGTCATAAATCAAGTGATCCGGATTGACGCTAATGCCGTCCGCGAAATTTAGGAAGTTGTTCTCTTTCGCTTCTTCCGCAGATGTCGATACTTTCGCCATGGCAATCGTTTCGAACACTTTATTCGCTACGTATTGGTAATCGACGTGCACACCGTTCGGCAATCCTTTCAGATGCTTCGTGTACAAGTTGACGTTGCCGCCCCCACCAGGGATCAGACCGACGCCGACTTCAACCAAGCCCATATATGTTTCCATCGAAGCTTGGATATGTGCAGCCGGCAAGCAAACTTCCGCCCCGCCGCCAAGCGTCATTTGGAATGGCGCCGCAACGACCGGCTTCCGGCTATATTTGATTTTCATCATCGCGTTTTGGAAAGCTTTGATGGTGTAATCAAGTTCAAAAATATTATCATCCTGTGCTTCCATTAAAATCATCGCTAGATTCGCGCCCACACAGAAGTTCTTCCCTTGGTTCCCGATGACGAGGCCTTTGAAATTCTTCTCCACTTCATCAACCGCGAAATTGATCATCTGGATGATGTCTAGACCGATTGCATTCGATTGGGAATGGAATTCCAATAGGGCGATGCCATCGCCGAGGTCGATCAGGCTTGCGCCGGAATTCTTTTTGATGACGCCGTGTTTTTTCTTATAAAGCTTCAAGTTGATCGCTTTTTCATTGACAGTTACCGGCTGATAGCCTTCACCGTCGTAGAAAAAGATTTCACCCTCTTCTTCCTTATAGAAAGATTCGAACCCGTTATCGAGCATTGTTTGAACAAATGCAGGAATTGCAACATTCTCTTCCTTCATCTTCTCAACCGATTTGGCAACGCCGATCGCATCCCAAATCTCGAAAGGTCCTTGCTGCCAGCCGAAGCCCCATTTCATCGCATTGTCGATAGCGACGATATCATCAGCGATTTCCCCATTCAATTCGGCGGAGTAACGGAGTGTCGGTGAAAGGATGCTCCAAAGGATTTCCCCTGTTCGATCTTTTGCGTAAACGAGTGTCTTTACTTTATTCGCAAGACCTTTTTGCTGCTTCGCCATCTCAATTGAAGGCGTTTTCAATTTCTTCGTTGGGCCATATTCGAATGTTTCTGGATCTAATTCAAGGATCTCTTTTCCTTCCTTTAGGTAGAATCCTTGCTTCGACTTCGCGCCTAACCATCCATTGTCGATCATTTTCTTCATGAATGCCGGAAGTTCGAACACTTTCTGCTCTTCGCCTTCCGTCTTGTCATATGCATTTTTTGCAACGTGCATGAAGGTGTCCAGACCGACTACATCCAATGTACGGAAAGTGGCCGATTTTGGGCGCCCGATCAACGTGCCCGTCACCGAGTCGACTTCCCCGATTGAATAGCCGCGCTTCTCCATTTCACAAAGTGTTACAAGCAGGCCGTACGTTCCGATTCTGTTGGCAATGAAGTTCGGCGTGTCTTTCGCTATAACGACACCTTTGCCTAAACGATCCTCTCCGAATTGGAGCATGAAATTGAGTACGCTTTCATCCGTTTTCGCAGTAGGAATCACTTCAAGCAATTTCAAATAACGTGGCGGGTTGAAGAAGTGTGTGCCAAGGAAATGCTTTTGGAAATCCTCCGAACGCCCTTCCGCCATCGCTTCAATGCTGATACCCGATGTGTTTGAGGTGATAATTGTACCTGGTTTTCGAACTGCATCTATTTTTTCATACAAACTTTTTTTAATGTCCAGATTCTCGACGATAACTTCAATGATCCAGTCAACATCATTCAATTTTTCCAAGTCGTCTTCGAAATTTCCGACTTCAATAAGTGATAGATTCTGTTTTGCAGCCAATGGCGCCGGCTTCTGCTTCAAAAGTTTCTCCAAAGCTGTCGCCGCAAATTTATTGCGGACTTGCCGATCCTCCAATGTAAGGTTCTTTGCTTCTTCTTGCTCTGTCAGCTTAGTTGGAACGATATCCAGCAGAAGGACAGGAATGCCGATATTGGCGAGATGGGCTGCAATCCCAGATCCCATTACACCTGAACCTAATACTGCTGCTTTCTTGATTTGATATGCCACGTTGCGAAGCCTCCCTTTTTCTTTTGAATGAACACTCATTCATTTTACAGGCAAAAAAAATAGAAACGTTATCTATATCTATCAGTCTATATCATTCTCTTCTTTTTCGCAATATTGAAATGCATGAATTTCCTATTTATTGTTATGGGCATTTTATTATCTTCATTCATAAAAAGAAGGTACACTATATATAGTAAAGGAGTGTGTTCATGATGAAATCAATTACAACTGCCGAGGAATTCAACAAGGTCATCAACAGCGAAAACAAATCGCTAATCAAATTCCAAGCGGGCTGGTGCCCTGACTGCACACGCATGGATATGTTCATCGATCCAATCGTCAAAGACTATGATATGTATACATGGTATGACGTGGACCGTGACGTGTTGCCTGAAATCGCTGAGAAATATGAAGTGATGGGAATTCCGAGCTTGCTCATATTCCAAAATGGGGAAAAGAAAGCGCACTTACATAGCGCAAATGCAAAAACTCCGGATCAAGTAACCGATTTTCTTGAAACTGTGAACTGATTCCAAAATCATAGGAATAATGAGTAGAGGAGTGGCCGATTTGGCCCACTCCTCTATTATTATGCCTTTTTTCAGTTGGTATATCGTATAATAAGAGAAAACGCATATGCTGAGGTGCAAAATGGATTACGAAAAAGAAATAGAAAAATATAAAGAACGAATCACAGTTTTGGAACAAACGATCAAAAAATCATCTGTGCCAATCATTTCTTCCATTGTCGATGACACAATTCTTGTGCCAATTGTCGGCTATACCGGAACGGAACGATTTGAGCTGATCCGTACACTTGTATTGGAATATCTAGACGAGAATCGCGGCGTGAATTGTGTCGTTTTCGATTTTACGGCTGCTGATTTGAATGAAAAAGAACTGCATGATTATGACTCGCTCGCGCTTGAACTGCAAATGCTGAACAATACGTTGAAGCTAATGGATGTCCGTCCGATTTCAGTCGGTTTCAACCCGTTAATTGTTAGAAAGATCATTGCTGCCGGCGTCCAAATGGAATTCGAATCGTATATCAATTTCAGAATGGCACTTAAAACCCTTCTGAAAGAGAAAAGAGTTACATTGTAAATCCTTTTCATGGAGGGATCAGCAAATGAAACAGGTGGAAGGTTTTCAAGGAAAGTCACAATACGG
Proteins encoded in this window:
- a CDS encoding acyl-CoA dehydrogenase family protein, yielding MTETTTKDFIRGGAFLIEDIDASRVFTPEDFSDEQKMIAKTTEDYVKNEVLPVVENLEKHEFEHSVKLLKSAGDLGLLGADVPEEYDGLGLDKISSALIAEKMSVAGGFSITHGAHVGIGTLPIVLFGNEEQKKKYLPNSVSGDKISAYALTEPGSGSDALGAKTTAKLNEAGTHYVLNGEKQWITNAGFADVFVVYAKVDGDKFSAFIVEREFPGVSVGAEEKKMGIKSSSTRTLILEDAQVPVENLLGEIGRGHVIAFNILNIGRYKLGVGTIGGSKRALELAITYANQRQQFKTPISSFNLTKEKLATMASKLYATESLIYRTVGYFEERNSQMTAEQQKDGKAVAASIAEYAIECSINKVVGSEVLDYIADEAVQLHGGYGFMQEYEVERIYRDSRINRIFEGTNEINRLIVPGTFLKKAMKGELPLLQQAQSLQEELLMMMPEEIGDEALAQEKVLVKNAKKIGLLAAGMAAQRFGTKLEAEQEVLVNIADIANNVFAMESALLRTEKAVAKNGEEKEKQKILYTEIFCQEAFEAIEKDAKETLLASVEGDNQRMMLSALRKLTRSNPYNIIAKKREASVKLIDAEKYIV
- a CDS encoding acetyl-CoA C-acetyltransferase, whose translation is MREAVIVAGARTPVGKAGRGSLATVRPDDLGALTIKETLKRANGYDGPIDDLIIGCAMPEAEQGMNVARNIGALAGLPDTTPAITVNRFCSSGLQSIAYAAERIMLGQSEAIIAGGVESMSMVPMMGNTIRPNFKLAETAPQYYMGMGHTAEQVAVKYGVSREDQDAFAVRSHEKAAAAIEAGKFIDEIVPVEVVKRFVDGNGKYQEKTVLFEMDEGVRTGTSMEVLGKLRPAFSVKGSVTAGNASQTSDGAASVLVMDREIAEGKGLKPIAKFRSFAVGGVPPEVMGIGPIEAVPKALKLAGLSIEDIDLWELNEAFASQSLQVIRHLGLDMDKVNVNGGAIALGHPLGATGSVLTLRLMNELKRQGKQFGVVTMCIGGGMGAAGVFELL
- a CDS encoding 3-hydroxyacyl-CoA dehydrogenase/enoyl-CoA hydratase family protein — encoded protein: MAYQIKKAAVLGSGVMGSGIAAHLANIGIPVLLLDIVPTKLTEQEEAKNLTLEDRQVRNKFAATALEKLLKQKPAPLAAKQNLSLIEVGNFEDDLEKLNDVDWIIEVIVENLDIKKSLYEKIDAVRKPGTIITSNTSGISIEAMAEGRSEDFQKHFLGTHFFNPPRYLKLLEVIPTAKTDESVLNFMLQFGEDRLGKGVVIAKDTPNFIANRIGTYGLLVTLCEMEKRGYSIGEVDSVTGTLIGRPKSATFRTLDVVGLDTFMHVAKNAYDKTEGEEQKVFELPAFMKKMIDNGWLGAKSKQGFYLKEGKEILELDPETFEYGPTKKLKTPSIEMAKQQKGLANKVKTLVYAKDRTGEILWSILSPTLRYSAELNGEIADDIVAIDNAMKWGFGWQQGPFEIWDAIGVAKSVEKMKEENVAIPAFVQTMLDNGFESFYKEEEGEIFFYDGEGYQPVTVNEKAINLKLYKKKHGVIKKNSGASLIDLGDGIALLEFHSQSNAIGLDIIQMINFAVDEVEKNFKGLVIGNQGKNFCVGANLAMILMEAQDDNIFELDYTIKAFQNAMMKIKYSRKPVVAAPFQMTLGGGAEVCLPAAHIQASMETYMGLVEVGVGLIPGGGGNVNLYTKHLKGLPNGVHVDYQYVANKVFETIAMAKVSTSAEEAKENNFLNFADGISVNPDHLIYDAKQAALALYEAGYIPPKKEKIPVTGDSGYATMLLGAEGMHLSGFISDHDLKIAKKLAFVLSGGKVPYGTLVDEQYMLDLEREAFLSLIQEPKSQQRMQHMLLKGKPLRN
- a CDS encoding arsenate reductase family protein; this encodes MSLTYYGYPKCGTCRKAKKWLENAELEFKEVNIVENPPTKEELQQMIGNSNLDIKKFFNVSGMKYRELNLKDKLPGMTDAEKVELLSTDGMLIKRPIVTDGSNVTVGFKEETYEEVWGA
- a CDS encoding thioredoxin family protein is translated as MKSITTAEEFNKVINSENKSLIKFQAGWCPDCTRMDMFIDPIVKDYDMYTWYDVDRDVLPEIAEKYEVMGIPSLLIFQNGEKKAHLHSANAKTPDQVTDFLETVN